A genomic region of Candidatus Rokuibacteriota bacterium contains the following coding sequences:
- a CDS encoding type I restriction endonuclease subunit R, translating to MSTVGQRELLTQKRVVAFFKDALDYAYLGHWKDRPDNSNLEEALLTDWLKRQGHSDKIIGKVLFELSKAAALGGSKTLYDASREVYGLLRYGVKVRPDVGEQNITVWLIDWKKPGDNDFGIAEEVTVAGENTKRPDLVLYVNGIALGVLELKRSTVSVTEGIRQNLDSQKKDFIRPFYATVQLVMAGNDTEGLRYGVIETPEKYWLRWKEGDAHPEAGGNPLLRELGQLCSHERLLELVHDFMVFDAGIKKTCRHNQYFGVRAAQTRVQRREGGIVWHTQGSGKSLIMVWLAKWIREHVRDARVLIITDRTELDEQIEKVFKGVSEDIYRTKSGADLVQVLNASDKWLIGSLVHKFGASEEGDIDAFLEDIRSHLPTGFHAKGEVFVFVDECHRTQSGKLHDAMKALLPGAMLIGFTGTPLLKDDKRRSIETFGPYIHTYKYDEAVRDGVVLDLRYEARDIDQNITSQAKIDQWFELKTQGLTDVAKAQLKQRWGTMQKVLSARDRLTQIVNDILLDMETRDRLKSGHGNAMLVSGSIYSACRFFEMFQQTDLAGKCAIVTSYTPSPADIKGEETGEGQTEKLRQYDIYRKMLAVHFNEPEETAMYKVEQFEKGVKKRFIDEPGQMKLLIVVDKLLTGFDAPPATYLYIDKQMQDHGLFQAICRVNRLDGEDKEYGYIIDYKDLFRSLEQSIKDYTGEAFGGYDKADVEGLLKDRLQQGRERLEEAREAVKALCEPVEPPRDTAGYLRYFCAAESGNAEQLKDNEPRRVALYKLAAAFLRAYANLANEMREAGYSDAETQEIKGEVDHYEKVREEVKLASGDYIDLKMYEPAMRHLLDTYIRAEESEKLSAFDDLTLVQLIVERGDAAVDALPRGLRENREAMAETIENNVRRLIIDEMAVNPKYYEKMSELLDALIAQRKQEAMDYKAYLARIVALTKQVSQPETQSSYPSSINSAALRALYDNLEDASVLAVRERPAPYGSAPAADAREARALAVDRAIRQIKKADWRGNKFKEREVRNAIQSVLGADAGLGGTIFEIVKNQREY from the coding sequence ATGAGCACGGTGGGCCAGCGGGAACTCCTCACGCAGAAGCGCGTGGTCGCGTTCTTCAAGGACGCGCTCGACTATGCCTACCTCGGCCACTGGAAGGACCGCCCTGACAATAGCAACCTCGAGGAGGCGCTGCTCACCGACTGGCTCAAGCGGCAGGGCCACAGCGACAAGATCATAGGCAAAGTGCTGTTCGAGCTGAGCAAGGCCGCTGCGCTTGGTGGCAGCAAAACGCTCTACGACGCCAGCCGCGAGGTGTACGGCTTGCTCCGCTACGGCGTGAAGGTTCGGCCGGACGTGGGCGAGCAGAACATCACCGTCTGGCTGATCGACTGGAAGAAGCCCGGCGACAACGACTTCGGCATCGCCGAGGAGGTGACCGTCGCCGGGGAGAACACAAAGCGACCCGACCTCGTGCTCTACGTCAACGGGATCGCTCTCGGCGTACTGGAGCTGAAGCGCTCCACTGTGTCGGTGACCGAAGGTATCCGCCAGAACCTGGACAGCCAGAAGAAGGACTTCATCCGGCCGTTCTACGCCACGGTGCAGCTCGTGATGGCGGGCAACGACACCGAGGGGCTGCGCTACGGCGTGATCGAGACGCCGGAGAAGTACTGGCTGCGCTGGAAGGAAGGCGACGCGCACCCGGAGGCCGGCGGTAACCCGCTGCTGCGCGAGCTGGGCCAGCTCTGTAGCCACGAGCGGCTGCTCGAGCTGGTGCACGACTTCATGGTCTTCGACGCGGGCATCAAGAAGACCTGCCGCCACAACCAGTACTTCGGGGTGCGGGCGGCTCAGACGCGCGTGCAGCGTCGCGAGGGCGGCATCGTCTGGCACACTCAGGGCAGCGGCAAGAGTCTGATCATGGTCTGGCTGGCAAAGTGGATCCGCGAGCACGTGCGTGATGCCCGCGTGCTGATCATCACCGACCGCACCGAACTGGACGAGCAGATCGAGAAGGTATTCAAGGGCGTCAGCGAGGACATCTACCGCACCAAGAGCGGCGCCGACCTGGTGCAGGTGCTCAACGCCAGTGACAAGTGGCTGATCGGCTCGCTGGTCCACAAGTTCGGCGCGTCGGAGGAAGGCGACATCGATGCCTTCCTTGAGGACATCCGGAGCCACCTGCCCACGGGATTTCACGCCAAGGGCGAGGTCTTCGTCTTCGTGGACGAGTGCCACCGCACCCAGTCCGGCAAGCTGCACGACGCGATGAAGGCGCTGCTGCCCGGGGCGATGCTTATCGGCTTCACGGGGACGCCGCTGCTCAAGGACGACAAGCGGCGGAGCATCGAGACCTTCGGGCCGTACATCCACACCTACAAGTATGACGAGGCGGTGCGAGACGGCGTGGTGCTCGACCTGCGCTACGAGGCGCGCGATATCGACCAGAACATTACCTCGCAGGCGAAGATCGATCAGTGGTTCGAGCTGAAGACCCAGGGGCTGACGGACGTGGCTAAGGCCCAGCTCAAGCAGCGCTGGGGCACGATGCAGAAGGTGCTGAGCGCCCGGGACCGGCTGACCCAGATCGTCAATGACATCCTGCTGGACATGGAGACGCGGGACCGGCTGAAAAGCGGCCACGGCAACGCGATGCTGGTCTCGGGCAGCATCTACTCGGCGTGTCGCTTCTTCGAGATGTTCCAGCAGACGGATCTCGCGGGCAAGTGCGCGATCGTCACGTCCTACACGCCGTCACCGGCGGACATCAAGGGCGAAGAGACCGGCGAGGGGCAGACCGAGAAGCTGCGGCAGTACGACATCTACCGGAAGATGCTCGCGGTGCACTTCAACGAGCCGGAAGAGACTGCTATGTACAAGGTGGAGCAGTTCGAGAAGGGGGTGAAAAAGCGCTTCATCGACGAGCCCGGGCAGATGAAGCTGCTGATCGTCGTGGACAAACTGCTGACCGGCTTCGACGCGCCGCCCGCGACGTACCTCTACATCGACAAGCAGATGCAGGACCACGGCCTCTTCCAGGCGATCTGCCGGGTCAACCGCCTGGACGGAGAGGACAAAGAGTACGGCTATATCATCGACTACAAGGATCTCTTCCGGTCGCTGGAGCAGTCCATCAAGGACTACACCGGGGAAGCCTTCGGCGGCTACGACAAGGCCGACGTCGAGGGCTTGTTGAAGGATCGCCTCCAGCAGGGCCGGGAGCGGCTGGAGGAAGCGCGCGAGGCGGTTAAGGCGCTGTGCGAACCGGTGGAGCCTCCCCGCGATACGGCGGGTTATTTGCGGTACTTCTGCGCAGCCGAGAGCGGCAATGCCGAGCAGTTGAAGGACAACGAGCCCAGGCGCGTGGCGCTGTACAAGCTCGCCGCCGCGTTTCTGCGGGCCTACGCCAACCTCGCGAATGAAATGCGCGAGGCCGGCTACTCCGATGCGGAGACGCAGGAGATCAAGGGCGAGGTGGACCACTACGAGAAGGTGCGCGAAGAGGTCAAGCTCGCCAGCGGCGACTACATCGACCTGAAGATGTACGAGCCGGCCATGCGGCACCTGCTGGATACCTACATCCGGGCGGAGGAGAGCGAGAAGCTGTCGGCGTTCGACGACCTGACGCTGGTGCAACTGATCGTGGAGCGCGGTGACGCGGCCGTGGACGCGCTGCCCAGGGGTCTGCGCGAGAACCGGGAGGCGATGGCCGAGACGATCGAGAATAACGTCCGCAGGCTGATCATCGACGAGATGGCCGTCAACCCTAAGTACTACGAGAAGATGTCGGAGCTGCTCGACGCACTGATCGCGCAGCGCAAGCAGGAGGCGATGGACTACAAGGCCTACCTGGCAAGGATCGTCGCGCTGACCAAGCAGGTGAGCCAGCCGGAGACCCAGTCGTCCTATCCCTCGAGCATCAACAGCGCCGCATTGCGCGCGCTCTATGACAACCTGGAGGACGCCAGCGTGCTGGCGGTACGGGAGCGACCGGCGCCTTACGGCTCAGCTCCAGCCGCGGATGCCAGAGAAGCGAGGGCGCTGGCGGTGGATCGCGCTATCCGCCAGATAAAGAAGGCGGACTGGCGCGGCAACAAGTTCAAGGAGCGCGAGGTCCGCAACGCCATCCAGTCGGTGCTCGGTGCGGATGCGGGTCTGGGGGGTACCATCTTTGAGATCGTGAAGAACCAGCGTGAATACTAA
- a CDS encoding restriction endonuclease subunit S yields the protein MSGEAVQVKEASARYLTKADAPDVPPGYKRTEIGLFPEEWSVSPLAKLSGFITKGATPTTYGFKWEQRGILFLRSECVSDNGLDLDQSMFISSAANESLRRSEVRDGDILITITGNVGRVVLLRGVGSANINQHIARIRIAAPSVDSGYVYHFLSQHRVRQTFETITTGQAYPQISLQQVRQAVVALPPESEQRAIAEALSDVDGLLGALEALIAKKRAIKQAAMQQLLTGKTRLPGFSGEWETRRLGDIASFFKGLGLSKADLSPDGRVRCIHYGELFTTYGERIAEVLNGTDRDGSYARSVRNDVLMPTSDVTPTGLATASCILLSNVILGGDILVIRAPADVLHGEFLAGAIKVHRSQVMQLVSGTTVFHLYGRDMANFRFLVPNVEEQTAIANVLFDMDTEIAALERRRDKTRGIKQGIMQQLLTGRVRLVKPAPVEAGA from the coding sequence ATGAGCGGCGAAGCTGTGCAGGTTAAGGAGGCGTCCGCCCGGTATCTGACCAAGGCCGATGCGCCCGATGTGCCACCAGGATACAAGCGAACCGAGATCGGACTCTTTCCGGAGGAGTGGAGCGTTTCGCCTCTAGCCAAGCTTTCCGGTTTCATAACAAAAGGAGCGACGCCGACGACCTACGGTTTCAAGTGGGAACAAAGGGGCATTTTGTTCTTAAGGAGTGAGTGTGTCTCAGATAACGGGCTCGACCTCGATCAATCAATGTTCATTTCGTCCGCTGCAAATGAATCACTACGACGAAGTGAGGTTCGTGACGGAGACATACTAATCACGATTACCGGCAACGTAGGGCGCGTCGTTCTACTAAGAGGCGTCGGATCTGCGAATATCAATCAACACATAGCGCGAATCCGCATCGCCGCGCCTAGCGTGGATTCGGGATACGTCTACCATTTTCTATCCCAGCACCGAGTACGGCAGACATTTGAGACAATCACAACCGGCCAAGCCTACCCCCAGATCAGTCTTCAACAGGTACGGCAAGCGGTAGTTGCCTTGCCCCCTGAATCCGAACAACGCGCGATCGCCGAGGCGTTGTCGGATGTGGACGGGCTGCTCGGGGCGTTGGAGGCGCTGATCGCCAAGAAGCGAGCCATCAAGCAGGCGGCCATGCAGCAACTCCTCACCGGCAAGACCCGCCTGCCGGGGTTCAGCGGGGAGTGGGAGACGAGGCGGCTCGGGGATATCGCCTCATTCTTCAAAGGCTTGGGTTTGTCCAAGGCTGACCTGAGCCCCGACGGGAGGGTGCGATGCATCCACTACGGCGAGCTCTTTACGACCTACGGAGAGCGCATCGCAGAAGTTCTGAATGGGACTGACCGGGACGGGTCGTATGCTCGTTCTGTTCGCAATGACGTGCTAATGCCTACGTCCGACGTAACCCCGACCGGTTTGGCGACGGCGAGTTGCATCTTGTTGTCCAACGTCATCCTCGGGGGCGACATTCTTGTTATTCGCGCGCCGGCGGATGTCCTACATGGCGAGTTTCTGGCGGGAGCAATCAAGGTGCATCGCAGTCAGGTGATGCAACTCGTGTCTGGCACGACGGTCTTTCACTTGTATGGTCGGGACATGGCCAACTTCCGCTTCCTGGTGCCGAACGTTGAGGAACAGACAGCCATCGCGAATGTACTCTTCGACATGGACACGGAAATCGCGGCGCTGGAACGAAGGCGAGACAAGACCCGCGGCATCAAGCAGGGCATAATGCAGCAGCTCCTCACGGGCCGGGTGCGACTGGTCAAGCCGGCGCCAGTGGAGGCCGGCGCATGA